One Dysidea avara chromosome 8, odDysAvar1.4, whole genome shotgun sequence genomic window, CGTCAGCAGGATGCAATGACTTATGTTAGGAAGTATGGCCACCCCGACCTCTTTATCACCATGACCACCAATCCTAATTGGCCAGAGATTAGGAACAATCTACTACCAGGTCAAGAGCCTCTGGACCATCCAGACTTAGTGGCCCGTGTGTTTAGGCGTAAGGTGAAGAAATTGTTAGAGATGCTCACAAAGGAGATGATTTTTGGGAAACCACGGGCTTGGCTCTACTCAACAGAATTGCAAAAGGGAATGATAATCCAGTGGGAGGCAAGTGCATGCTACTGTGTGGTGACTTCAGGCAGATTCTACCTGTCATTCAAGGTGGCACTAgaggtaacattgttgatgCTTGCCTCAAGCGATCTCATCTGTGGGACATTGTGGTGGTTAAACAACTACACACTAACATGAGAGTGCACCTGTGTGGGGATGTGGCAGCTGGACAATTCGCTGAAGAACTATTGGCCATTGGAGATGGGAAGTTTCCTATTGACACTCTACCTGATGTTGTCCAGCTACCTGACACCATGGGAACCTTTGTGGATAGCAAGGAGGAACTGGTTTCCAGGGTGTATCCAGATTTGTTCTCTAACTTTAGGGACTTGGCTTGGCTTTCTGAACGCTGCATTCTTGCTCCTCTTAACAAGACCACTCATTCCATCAACATGACTCTGGTGGAGCAGTTACCTGGTGACTGCTGTGACTACAGGTCCTTGGACACCATACCTGATGAATCTCAGGCTGTTCACTTTCCAACAGAATTCTTGAACTCTTTAGAGGTATCTGGACTACCTCAGCATCTTCTCTTACTTAAAGTAGGCACTCCTATTATTATTCTACGCTCTCTAGATCCTCCAAGGGTTACTAATGGCACTAGGTGTGTGGTTACTAAACTGTCGGCTAACACAGTAGAGGCCAAGATTTCTCACGGTAGATATGCAGGAcacgatattataataccacgcattcctctcattccgagtaactcggttttgccttttgaatttagacggcttctatttccaattgcactttgctttgccatgaccattaacaaaagccAGGGTCAAACTTTTAAGGGTGTAGGATTAGATTTGACGGACGAAAGCTTCACACACGGCATGCTTTATGCGGCACTATCTAGGGTAGGTTCAGCAGATAGATTGACACTTTTAATTAGAGGGGATTGCAAAACACGTAATGTAGTCTGTAGTGAGGTTTTTAGATAGgcaaacacatgcactttagttaggtatgtctgctgctactgctgctttgtgatattatggatcagcacctgtggatggtggtaaggaaggtattatagtaaaaaaaatgtatcagatggttgctttgtaaatttatgtatgtgtgaaactatttatcttttctattcttttgtctttatgcatatcctggatggtttgctcggaggagggatgactgcagctacacagtgaaatgacacggtcccgtggcagactgttcttcacaatgtggggcacgttgtgaaaatgggagctatttatagactttgcagcaatgatttgaactctttctacacatgcatacaaagcagagtggagcatttttCGCCTTTTCCTgtgcagcaaaacaaaagaaaaggctggcaggttttttccatgagctgtcttgggctggatgactcaaaatttttttgttttcatttattattatttcttgctagccccgactctgtgcccatgctgttatattttataaagccgttatattttgtcataacagaatcgttgtagtgcagattacagtaattcatggtatgtttggttgatggtagaatttgagcaacttaagtcacaaaatattccaataagagtgcacttctccacaattattgcattcatgcaatccttaccttacaccacattgtttccttagtcttttataaagtatctataatagtatattaccaactgtaatttcatttaatttccatgtcattgtacatactgccctgcacgatagggcaggtactacagctagtTAGTTgataaaatattaattttgtgtataaaACTTTCATTTGGATAAATTTTTGTGGACTAGAGCATCCACAAAAAATCATACAATTTGCATGAGTGTGGTACTATCACTAGCAACGACAAATAACACATTGAATGAATTTCGGATATACATGCAGTGACAATAGAACACCGTGTCTATATGTATACAAGTGGggcattgaaactgggtcactaatgctgacctggatgacccactgacctggattgctccaggtcagacccagattATAAAATTGAAGTGTGTACCAAGAGCTATGTTTTCGTTGCTTGATTAAGCACAGTAAGTATAAGGGTAGCTACATGAAATCCAAAACAGGAAAGGTTTATAAATAATGATATCAGTCAGTGGGCTTGGTTCCACGTAAGTTTGCAGACATCAAGATATGTTTCCTACAAGTGGGCGTGGCTTTGTGCATACTTACAATGGCTGTAAGCTAGCTTCATCTATCATTCTCCATATAGGGCTGTGTGACATGTAGAACATAGAACCTATTACATTGCTTTAGGTGTATGTATTTTGTCACACAATAATTGCATTATATGTTTGGCACTGTTGATGCAGCGTAATtatattacaataaaaagttaacaaacaggtgCAAGAATTTTTCCTTACACGTGTGCTATGGAAATAATTGTCAGATCCCATAGCCCAAGTAAACATTTACCATACACATAGATGAAGGCACTATTGAATACATGTTCATTCAAGATGGTGCCTGTGTTGGTCGTATCAACATGTCATGAATCTGCAATGTAGAGATAGAGAAAAACAATGATATAGCTGTACTAAGCACTTTATATTCTGTGTATGTGGGTAGAGGTAGTGTAAATGTGAATTAGTAATTGGCATACTGCTACAATGCTACATGCAGCATAAAAATTTATTGTTATAATATCTATAATCGGTTTAATAATTGGTATTGGGCCTAAATTGGCTACTACCTGATTAATCGATTGTGTTTAAATCAAAACTGATATTAATCTTCACTGAGCTGTGTAGTAGATATAATGATATGGGGAGGATAAACTTATGCTATTTGGCATTTTATTGTGTTAATGGTTTGCATGCCCAAAGTAACCTGAGTATCATGTCACCATGAGCATTATTTTTGTGCTAAAAAAAATTTACAACCCACTGAAATTCTAACTTCATACATTTCCCAATATGTGGTAGTTAACATATGCAAATTATGCAACTGTCTTAGCATGAACTGACACAGTTTGCACTAGAACTGAAATGGACAGTAACTTTTATCATCCGAatatcctgaacaaaatctTTCTAGATATCCTACAGATAGTGACTTACTATAAATGCATGACCTATTTTACCATGAACTCACTTGCTATACTCATAATTTAGATCAGAAGCAAGCATAGTATTCATAGCACAATTGGGATTGTAGTATAATAATCAgtaggcttaagtctattatgctccaaaatcttcctattattctttctggcactcctttttttactcacctattatgctcaaatttattcctgagtctacctattattctcaaattatCCCCAAATATGTGTGTCAAATTTAGTATTTTTAAGGGTTTTtaaacaagtgactgctctattagaattatggactctaagttagagtaagtgactgctctattagagtatctcgaccatTTTCaccgtttttatgcttgcactgttttgGTAGTAAATCTAAAAGGTTTTTACACtacaccacaacaaaaatttataattttgtaccaattattcttaAAATTCATCTGATTATTCTGGAATACTCCCCAATACTTTTcagtacctattattcccaaaattatgccggcataatagacgcatGCCTGATAATCAGTGTAAAAGCTTTGTATCAAAGAAAATCATCATGAGATTATTTTAAATTATTAGCTGATGGCTTCAAATTACTATCTGGATATTGaaatacaatgtaatttctattaaaaagtattgaaattgCTCCACTACTTTGTAAAACAAGTCTATGTCTTCTCAAGCAGAGTTTATTTTATATTATATCAATCTGCAGCCTAAAGGGTATCTGTATATACATTGCAGTAGAAGAATACAATACCGTCATTCATTTGAAACATCTTCCTACTTGAATACCAGGCTAAAACTACACTTTGGTGGTGGATTTACAATTCATAGCGAACACATTGAGTTAAATCCCAACACTATAACAATGTACATGCAAATTATGGCTGTGAATTTAAGTTTTTTAGCAGTTGTTGTacttgtacaaattgatttctttgctcTTCCAACTACCTAGCACAAAACTACTCAACATATGTGAGATGTGTTAAAACTTTATGTAACCTATTCCTTCGACACTGCAAATAACACTGAAGCAATAAAAATGATTTCAGAAATGGTGCAAAGTATGTGGGGTTTTACTGAAATAGTCAAAAATATAGGTACGTCTATTAAACTTGTACATACCTGCATCCTGGGAGGAGTAGATAAGGCATAAATTATGGAGTCAGCAACATCTTCTGGTTGAAGAACCTAAAAGTATACGATTTACAATAGTTGCtgtaatatttatttatatttctCAGCATTCATTTCATGAACTACTAAGTGGCTATATTTTTAGGTCCCCTGTTGATGAGGTTTAATTTGCTGTACCACTTTGCCAGCCAGCACTAAATTGACTAAAAATGGTACTTTATACCTAATGGTAACTATAATgatattaatgaggtcatgaagtgcaTCCTAATTTATCTGTACCCTTGTtgaaaatgattgttctattagagtacttcagcAGAGCTCTGTATGCCTGTAAATGTAGGAGTTCAGAACAATTCACTTATTTGAATACTTACATCAGTACCTGTGACCATCAGGGTTTAGATAAACAAGGGTCTAGTGTACTATATGTCTAGTACCTACTTAAcatagtcactataatgaggtggtcctattaatgAAGTCGTGAAGTACAACTAGCTCTGTTTGTAACCTACttgtcttattaatgaggtcttGGAGTATGCCTTGGTTATGTATGTTTAGAACCTAATATGGGTGACCAAAGAGCTTAAACAAATACCACAAATACTCAATAACTGTTGTGGTTTTATAATCGGTACTTGAGTATTGTTtatgaccaagagttcataattacTTGcactatgaactcttgatgtggCC contains:
- the LOC136264934 gene encoding uncharacterized protein, whose translation is MVDGDGDSRNVGHRVILPSSFTGGPRYMHERQQDAMTYVRKYGHPDLFITMTTNPNWPEIRNNLLPGQEPLDHPDLVARVFRRKVKKLLEMLTKEMIFGKPRAWLYSTELQKGMIIQWEASGTRGNIVDACLKRSHLWDIVVVKQLHTNMRVHLCGDVAAGQFAEELLAIGDGKFPIDTLPDVVQLPDTMGTFVDSKEELVSRVYPDLFSNFRDLAWLSERCILAPLNKTTHSINMTLVEQLPGDCCDYRSLDTIPDESQAVHFPTEFLNSLEVSGLPQHLLLLKVGTPIIILRSLDPPRVTNGTRCVVTKLSANTVEAKISHGLCDM